The sequence below is a genomic window from Glandiceps talaboti chromosome 14, keGlaTala1.1, whole genome shotgun sequence.
TGCATTTCTTTAATATCACTATCGATATCagaaatgtatgtgtgtttttagCTCCACTGTTCAGTTCATTGACTACTTTGGTCACATATCATTTCACTAAGGAACTCAAGGTGAGTCTGTCAGTATCTatctatcacacacatacacacacatacacacacacaaaacacataagcaaacacagacacacaccaaCAAACAggcaaacacagacacacacacatacacacacacacacacacacacacacacatacatacatacatacatacatacatacatacatacatacatacatacatacatacatacatacatacatacacatacaaattgtatgttttGTAAAGTAGAAGGAAAATGTTGACTGTTTTGATTGTGTAAAAACTTGTAGTTTTGCCACACTTGTACAATCTTAACAAGTAATAGAGCAGTGTAATATCTACCAAATCAACCAGGAAATGGTTTGTTCATATATATCTGACATGTATAggaaaatgtaacattttgtttaaaGTGAAACGCCACTCccggaaatagagacatttccATAAACTATTGtttctggagagttatttcctgatttttacatcacctaGGCTACAgctacttgtgatttcagagaagcatcaagttgatcttgttaAGTTTTGCTATGGGCTGTTGCATCATAGGAGTGAGCTGAAATAATGTATTCTAGTTGCATACTGAATATTGATGAATCTCCTGAGTACCTATACACTAACTGTGTAAAACAGctctcataaatattcattattccAAAATGTGATCTACAATATTGGTAAGATTAGATTGATGTAATGTGAAAATTTACAGGATGCTGGTTCTGGTTTGGTTGCTGCCTGCATGATTGCCATTGTACCAGGTTACATCTCCCGTTCTGTGGCTGGTTCCTATGACAATGAAGGTATTGCTATCTTCTGTATGCTGCTAACATATACATTATGGATCAAGGCTGTCAAGACTGGGTCAGTCATGTGGGCTACAATGTGTGCTATCGCCTACTTTTACATGGTGAGTGCAGATTGGTTGAATGTTTCATTGACAGGTATTGTcatggtgggggaggggggggggggcctacATCTTTCTTATCAATTAGATTCCATTTCACGTCTGAATTGACTTCAATGATTGGAGGATGTTATTTAAttaacaaaattaatgtttgattgacaggtatCATCATGGGGAGGCTACGTTTTTCTGATCAACTTAATTCCACTTCACGTCTTGGCTTTGATGATTGGAGGACGTTTCTCTCACCGCATCTACGTTGCCTACTGTACTGTTTACTGTCTTGGTACCATCTTGTCTATGCAAATCTCATTTGTTGGTTTCCAACCCATCCAGTCCAGTGAACACATGGCGGTAAGTCAATATAATGTTTATTACATGTTGGTTTCCAACCCATCCAGTCCAGTGAACACATGGCGGTAAGTCAATATAATGTTTATTACATGTTGGTTTCCAACCCATCCAGTCCAGTGAACACATGGCGGTAAGTCAATATAATGTTTATTACATGTTGGTTTCCAACCCATCCAGTCCAGTGAACACATGGCGGTAAGTCAATATAGTGTTTATTACATGTTGGTTTCCAACCCATCCAGTCCAATGAACACATGGCGGTAAGTCAATATAGTGTTTATTACATGTTGGTTTCCAACCCATCCAGTCCAATGAACATATGGCAGTAAGTCAATATAGTGTTTATTACATGTTGGTTTCCAACCCATCCAGTCCAATGAACACATGGCAGTAAGTCAATATAGTGTTTATTACATGTTGGTTTCCAACCCATCCAGTCCAGTGAACACATGGCGGTAAGTCAATATAGTGTTTATTACATGTTGGTTTCCAACCCATCCAGTCGAGTGAACACATGGCAGTAAGTCAATATAGTGTTTATTACATGTTTGTTTCCAACCCATGCAGTCCAATGAACACATGGCAGTAAGTCAATATAGTGTTTATTACATGTTGGTTTCCAACCCATCCAGTCCAATGAACACATGGCAGTAAGTTATTTATTGACCAGGATGTAATCTACCTTATTCACGTAAGGTGAATTACCATTTGATCTTCATGTTCAAACTTCCATATTGGCAGAAGTAATATACTGTGATCaatgttctccccaggatttgtTTATACGATATCagctcattagcataaattagcataacacaataattatattcctgagtacatcataatatcaaacaagtagtacatgtatatgtggccaaaggaaagttgaaggccAATTTATTACCATAACAGTTTTTTAAAGCAGTGTTTTTAATTATCATTCttaggaaagctgaaattatttcaatctaAATGTCCACAGATAAATTAGACTTTCGAAACACAAAAAGTTTCTGTATAGCTACATGCAGGCATCGTGTCTGTCCGAAATCTCGTGAAATGCAAGACTTACTATACTTTAATACTGAGGACTCCAAAAACTCACAATAGTTTGTGACATCATGGCCATCATATCAGAAAATCCATGCTTTCATCGTAGTCGTACGGTGTACCAATCaacaatgtcaaactacaaactaaaagtgttttcagagtaaaattgaacatgaaactgATAATCGGAGTTAACATCGCCACTTTATCGAAAGGTACATTAGTCTGTTCAACTCTTTTTCCGACATTGAAGACTGCACATGCTCTTTGGTTGAGACATACTCAGTGTTACTCAGTCACTCATAGAAAATTAACTAGACACTGAATGCCAACGTCATCAGTTTGTCGAACTTTTATACTCTATAGCAAAATGGCACGACATCGTTTAATTttatagttgtcaaaatgtGGCAGTTCCGACATGCTTCTATGGCCGAACCAACGTTACGGATAGGCCGTTTTTTTGCCTTTGATTTACCGAAAGCTGTTGTACCGagtgtgaatcacactaccattagcgggtttacgcattttattcctatcgaaaacaatactgacggcaaacttcaatgaaatctgtCTGGTAGTGGTAGAGGGTTGAATAGTCATTTGAACTAATTAGAAACTCTTAAGTTTTACTTGCCGCTTATGTGTGAAGGATCAATACAAACATTGCGAAACAACAAGGCGTCAGCTGACAGAGTGACAGATGAACAATGATGTCAATGTGTAATATACCAAACCCTATGCAATCTGATTGTGTATCAGGACAACTGATCACGTATTGGCAAAAATTAAAGGATATTGGACCCGATACGTGAAAACcctctggggagaacactgatacTAATAAACTGTAAGAGTTCCAAGTCAATAAAAGACCAGTGTGTGTTCACTAAGGTTCTAGTAACCAAATAGTAATGAAAGGGAAATCTGATAAACTTGCATTCTTCCAATACTTTATGCTGTCAGTTTTTTTCCTGTGTAGACTTTATACACTTGTAGCAGTATAAAGACTTGTTTCAGTTTCACTCTGATAACTTCAAAATATATTCTGTCCACAGTTTGTTTTAGCTTACTCACATCAATAAGATCCGTAATTGTGTGAAAGTTAAGTCATGTATTTTCTCTCATTTCCCCATGACAGGCGTTAGGTGTATTTGGGTTATGCCAGATCCATGCCTTTATTGACTACATCAGATCTCGTCTTTCCAAGGAATACTTCACCATCCTGTTCCGTACCCTGGCCTTGTTGTTTGGCATTACTCTCTTCACGGTTGGAGCCGTCCTTAGTGCTACTGGAAGTATCCTTTTCTATAATAACAGCACTGGGTAtgaattgtacatacatgtacagcactGGGTAtgaattgtacatacatgtacagcactGGGTAtgaattgtacatacatgtacagcactGGGTAtgaattgtacatacatgtacagcactGGGTAtgaattgtacatacatgtacagcactGGGTAtgaattgtacatacatgtacagcactGGGTAtgaattgtacatacatgtacaacactgggtatgaattgtacatacatgtacagcactGGGTAtgaattgtacatacatgtacagcattagatatttatatataatcccatgaaatgatgcagtattcgtacaatatgatttaaaattttagaaaaatacggggaaatacttagttatgtgataaatatataatcccatgaaatcaatgttagtaaaaataatgctccgagtatgattccgtggactaatacaaattcgagccggtaggtgAGAATTTGTAGTCCACGGAATCatactaaaattttaaatcatattgtatgaatactgcatcatttcatcaCACTACATTCTTCATTGCGTATTAAAAAATGGCACccgacggctatgcaaattacataatcgcgtgacctgtcgcaaggtcaagcttaccatatGTATGGTATTTGtcatactgttgtgtggtttctcaaccaaaattatcggttataaccttgcgatgtacatgtaatatcaaatttagtttcaaacgtaagtagaattgtctgaatacgacttttgtgccgtcattttaatcatattttctcgggttgtgtaagttcggagatttgagctcgacggaaaatcAGAAGCTTGCCAGCTACTACATTgataatctacgtgatttttaaatagaataaaatgtatcaaattaaaataaaaggacttctacatatcaaactcatgccatccaaggatatatgtaacgtaatgtatacatttacattttgaaagcacataattattacgataaacttgattGTAGCGTAGGATTGACACGAACACTCGAacagtacggagaaaaaatagttcagTAGAACATGGGTGATATGCTatgaaatcacccctgtttgatgtcacacagtagaagatatgcacatatttatgtgataagaattgtacatacatgtacatgtagagagtAACAAAGTAGTTAGATTGTTCATCTTACTACACATTTAGTTATCTATATCTCTCTCAGAATAACTTTTCTGATAAAAATCTTAACCCTTACCTGTTATTGGCCAtaaaaggcccatgattcagcCCCAGGTTATTACAGTAGTATTGTCTTATATGTGGAGTCATGGAGTCATTAAGATTAGAAGACAGTATTCCTAACTTGTTCTATAGCTTTCCCTGACAACTGTGTTTTCTTACCGAATGGTGTAATTTTACTAAAAGCCTGCAAAATGAAAATGTGGACTTCTTAATTGTAATCTATAAGAATTTCCTCAAAGAGCAAAATAATGCTATTTGGAAAATGTCCGCTATTCTATCAAATTTCCAATCTAAATGTAGCAATATGTTCTACATTCCAAGAAACACATCTATGTATAATTATCCTTGACTTGTGATGTATAGAAATTTCACCATGGACTGGTCGTTTCTACTCTCTGCTGGATCCATCCTATGCCAAGAACAATATTCCAATTATTGCCTCTGTATCTGAACATCAGCCGACAACATGGAGTTCTTTCTACTTTGATTTACAAATGTTGGTATTTATGTTTCCAGGTATGTAGCTATACTCATACACATTGTTTTCTGTCAATTTGTATAACTTTATCTCAGTATACCATGCAGTGTTTCTATAGAATTTATACACAAAACACCCATCTTAAGATGCCAGTGAGAGACCAGGAAGGGAAAGGGTGTGTGTGGTCGACAGGATTTTTTCATagcatttgtacatataatagtTGAATTAGTTTGGACTATGATTTCAACTTATCAAGAAAGTATTAATAAATCACTATAGGACTTAGCAACCTTGAAAATGTTCTTTAGGGAGAAATCTAATCATGCTATTCAAACCTTTACTTTCACTGATTCACATACAAGCATATAAAGGAACTGTGGTTACCTTTTAGCTTACTTTGGACCAATACTACAAGTGTAATGACTatttcaaaataacaccaccacatcctccaagcAGCATAATTGTGTTACTGTGTTgtgctgtattgtactgtactatactgtgctgtgctgtgctgtactgtattatacagttctgcattgtactgtattgtactgtacagttCTGCactttactgtactgtattgtattgtattatacataACTGCACTGTGCTGTACTGAATTGTACTGAATTGAACTGTAGAGTtctataacagaaccccatgacatgtgagttcCAGCGTGgcatactcggggtatttgcacaagtgcttgcagtgttctctgtgccctTACTTTACTGTAACAAGCATAGAgcgtgaaagtgcagcagaaaacactacaaacacaagtgcaaatacccctgagtacccacactggaactcacggGGCATAGGGTGctgttaatattacatatgtttatctgaaaagCAAATTTCCTCAAAAGTCATACAGCACGATCATGTGATTTTGTGTGTAGCAAACGattgtgtcctcatttgcatataattgcATGCTGgaatgcaataatgttttcagtattgcactgcagtgaaaatacatCTAGTATGCACACGTACCGTTGCAGATAATCTATCACAGtgtggtatatatatgtaatatatgcactgtacagtattacactgcagtgaaaatactacTAGTATGCACACATACCGGTGCAGATAATCTGTGGTATATATGTAACAATGCACTGTACAGTATTGCACTGCTCTTCTTTGCTCTGTTCAGCTCTTGTCAGTACTGCActgaactatacatgtactgtatgaaATGATGCCATATATATTCCACTGCTAGCAGCAGATTAGATATCAgagtaaatgtatatgtacaaacttCACACTGACTGTTTAAAAAGCAAGACTGTCTGGGTTTGTTGTGGTATACAATACATAAAGCATATACTGTAATAATTACAGTGCAGTGGACACTTCATATACAGTAGCCTGCTTTGCATAaacatagatatacatgtacatgtttgtgtgaTTTACATGCAGTGTTATATTATAATTAActttatcatcatcatgtatgtatctaaCACAATACATTATTGATGTATTTTCTAGTTGGTATGTACTACTGTTTCACCAAGCTAACCGATGCAAACATATTTATCATTATGTATGGTACAACTAGTCTCTACTTTTCGGTAAGTCACAATGTTATGATGTTGCTATTTAAGGATTCCCAGTAGAAACCATACATAGAATATCTGTATCTTGTATCATAATGTGGTTAGGAAGTGAAACCTTTTAAGACATACATTGATTTGTACACCTGTGTATCAGGTAACAGAGGAAGTAAACCATGTATAGATTTCATTACTTTTTATGAGAATTTTGATGGTAAATCTGTTAACATAGGGAAATCTGAtgaaacttgcatagatttccataccttcGTACCATAAGTTTGGTACTTAACCCAGGTACAATCTAGCAAAGTCAGGTAGGTACCGGTACATACCGTCATTAACAGACACACATTTCTACAAAGTTTACACCATTGTAAGCTAAGGTCAAAGTTGTGGTATATTGTAAACTAGGCTGTGTTTCACTGTACTGTTGTAAAGTTTGTGTGCTTCAACACTTTGAAGCATCagttaatatacatataaagttGAAATTCTGGTTGACAATGGTTAACGGCCATCTTAGGACTGCCTCCATATTTACTAACTATGAATCCAAATAAAGTTACCATTTGTGCAATTTAGCAGGTTGATTGATATAATTTGGGAACTGTTCTCactatttgatttgatatactGCTGTACATTACAGGGTGTGATGGTACGTTTGATGTTAGTGTTGGCTCCTGTCATGTGTATCCTGTCAGGTATTGGTATATCCAGTGTTTTGATGGCATACATGAAGAACTTAGAAATTGGTAAACGTGACAAGAAGAGTAAGAAAACTGATGCCAACTATCCAATCAAAAATGAAGTGGCCACCGTTGTAATCCTGTTAATGTCTCTCTTCCTAATGACGTATACATTCCATTGTACCTGGGTAACATCAGAAGCCTATTCATCGCCATCTATTGTATTGTCTGCACGTGCTGGTGATGGAGGACGTCttatttttgatgatttccGTGAAGCGTATTATTGGTTACGTCATAACACTGCAGAGGATGCTAAGATCATGTCGTGGTGGGATTATGGATATCAAATAACGGCTATGGCTAATCGAACTATACTGGTGG
It includes:
- the LOC144445185 gene encoding dolichyl-diphosphooligosaccharide--protein glycosyltransferase subunit STT3A isoform X1, whose amino-acid sequence is MKAGPLVTPVPSFMGMRMSYDKQDTFMKLLILGCAMVLSFATRLFSVLRFESVIHEFDPYFNYRTTRFLTEEGFYNFHNWFDDRAWYPLGRIIGGTIYPGLMVTSAAIYHFLHFFNITIDIRNVCVFLAPLFSSLTTLVTYHFTKELKDAGSGLVAACMIAIVPGYISRSVAGSYDNEGIAIFCMLLTYTLWIKAVKTGSVMWATMCAIAYFYMVSSWGGYVFLINLIPLHVLALMIGGRFSHRIYVAYCTVYCLGTILSMQISFVGFQPIQSSEHMAALGVFGLCQIHAFIDYIRSRLSKEYFTILFRTLALLFGITLFTVGAVLSATGKISPWTGRFYSLLDPSYAKNNIPIIASVSEHQPTTWSSFYFDLQMLVFMFPVGMYYCFTKLTDANIFIIMYGTTSLYFSGVMVRLMLVLAPVMCILSGIGISSVLMAYMKNLEIGKRDKKSKKTDANYPIKNEVATVVILLMSLFLMTYTFHCTWVTSEAYSSPSIVLSARAGDGGRLIFDDFREAYYWLRHNTAEDAKIMSWWDYGYQITAMANRTILVDNNTWNNTHISRVGQAMASTEDKAYEIMRELDVDYVLVIFGGLTGYSSDDINKFLWMVRIGGSTDRGRHIHEHDYYTPAGEFRVDREGSSTLLNCLMYKMCYYRFGQVYTEAGKPTGYDRVRNAEIGNKDFELDVLEEAYTTEHWLVRIYKVKDLENRGT
- the LOC144445185 gene encoding dolichyl-diphosphooligosaccharide--protein glycosyltransferase subunit STT3A isoform X2; amino-acid sequence: MVTSAAIYHFLHFFNITIDIRNVCVFLAPLFSSLTTLVTYHFTKELKDAGSGLVAACMIAIVPGYISRSVAGSYDNEGIAIFCMLLTYTLWIKAVKTGSVMWATMCAIAYFYMVSSWGGYVFLINLIPLHVLALMIGGRFSHRIYVAYCTVYCLGTILSMQISFVGFQPIQSSEHMAALGVFGLCQIHAFIDYIRSRLSKEYFTILFRTLALLFGITLFTVGAVLSATGKISPWTGRFYSLLDPSYAKNNIPIIASVSEHQPTTWSSFYFDLQMLVFMFPVGMYYCFTKLTDANIFIIMYGTTSLYFSGVMVRLMLVLAPVMCILSGIGISSVLMAYMKNLEIGKRDKKSKKTDANYPIKNEVATVVILLMSLFLMTYTFHCTWVTSEAYSSPSIVLSARAGDGGRLIFDDFREAYYWLRHNTAEDAKIMSWWDYGYQITAMANRTILVDNNTWNNTHISRVGQAMASTEDKAYEIMRELDVDYVLVIFGGLTGYSSDDINKFLWMVRIGGSTDRGRHIHEHDYYTPAGEFRVDREGSSTLLNCLMYKMCYYRFGQVYTEAGKPTGYDRVRNAEIGNKDFELDVLEEAYTTEHWLVRIYKVKDLENRGT